In the Diachasmimorpha longicaudata isolate KC_UGA_2023 chromosome 1, iyDiaLong2, whole genome shotgun sequence genome, one interval contains:
- the LOC135168202 gene encoding very long chain fatty acid elongase AAEL008004-like, with product MTTIVANLIHGYRDLMDNRSDPRVAHWAMMSSPLPTMAICISYAYFSRVIGPRMMENRKPFNLRRILIVYNLIQTVFSSWIFYEFLMSGWAKGYSFRCQPVDYSNNPLALRMAGTCWWYYFSKFTEFFDTLFFILRKKNQQVSTLHVIHHGVMPFSVWMGLKFAPGGHSTFFSLLNTFVHIIMYFYYMVAAMGPEYQKYIWWKKYLTSFQMVQFVLIMGHQFQLLFTECNYPRSFMIWIGLHGVLFLGLFSDFYKQKYIGQDAKRRQNPGACMPVLEESETNLKQNGVSTYTTIYNKEYNSCYSNGTNNGYVANNNEKKLA from the exons ATGACGACCATAGTAGCTAATTTGATACATGGATACAGGGACCTCATGGACAACAGATCCG aTCCCAGAGTGGCCCACTGGGCAATGATGAGCAGTCCTCTACCAACAATGGCAATATGCATATCATATGCCTATTTTAGCCGAGTCATTGGCCCAAGAATGATGGAGAATCGTAAACCATTCAATTTGCGGAGGATACTCATTGTCTATAACTTGATCCAGACAGTATTTTCTTCGTGGATTTTTTACGAG TTTTTGATGAGCGGATGGGCGAAAGGTTACAGCTTTCGGTGCCAACCGGTCGACTACTCAAATAATCCTTTAGCCCTAAGAATGGCCGGCACGTGTTGGTGGTACTATTTCAGTAAATTCACTGAATTCTTCGATACC TTATTCTTCAtcctgaggaaaaaaaatcaacaagtcTCGACACTCCATGTTATCCATCACGGAGTGATGCCATTCTCTGTCTGGATGGGGCTCAAATTCGCACCAGGCGGTCATAGtacatttttctcattattaaATACATTTGTACACATTATTATGTATTTTTACTATATGGTCGCTGCCATGGGTCCGGAGTATCAAAAGTACATTTGGTGGAAGAAGTATCTTACTTCGTTCCAAATG gtGCAATTCGTCCTGATAATGGGCCACCAGTTTCAGCTCCTATTCACCGAGTGTAACTATCCTCGCAGCTTCATGATCTGGATTGGTCTACATGGTGTTCTATTCCTCGGTCTATTCTCCGATTTTTACAAACAGAAATATATCGGCCAGGATGCTAAGCGTCGTCAAAACCCCGGTGCTTGTATGCCAGTTCTCGAAGAGAGTGAAACAAATTTAAAGCAAAATGGTGTTTCAACATATACAACCATCTACAATAAGGAGTACAACAGTTGCTACAGCAATGGCACAAACAATGGCTACGTTGCCAACAACAATGAGAAGAAATTGGCTTAA
- the LOC135161372 gene encoding probable cytochrome P450 304a1 — protein MSPLLIIVTALLILYACYNFVTLKPGKAPPGPGRLPLWGSYWFLLWGDYRFPHNTITYYVKKYKSKIISLWMGNYYTIVVNDYESVKEVLTRKEFDGRDTTSFMGLARSWGKTLGIFFNDSEEWQEQRRFALRNMRDFGFGRRHEELENLFQEELRILVDTIKNGPINESEKGVVNGDLVYFPNILYPACSNLIWSVMTGENFGREHHDELRELCISASMFQKGGETSIGALAMTPWLSYFGNMFGFRDWVDGHQGMIRFIKRYIDERSEAALANKPIEGFIPEYLKGLKEGNLSEDYSEKQLIMVVVDFMFPALSAVPSVIVHGYKYMMHYPEVMKKAQEELDHVVGRERFPGWNDRKNLPYTEAVIREVMRKETLTPMSVAHRCTENTTFRGYDIPLNTVMITNLSEMHNDSDLWGDPENFRPERFLDKNGQPVKDFTLPFGFGRRVCGGETFARFMIFELFATMIQQFDFSFVEGQPTNIEDKYPGLIVQPTRTWIRLTSRN, from the exons ATGTCTCCTCTACTCATTATTGTTACCGCgctattaattttatatgCATGCTATAATTTTGTTACTTTGAAGCCTGGAAAGGCACCACCAG GACCAGGACGACTCCCGTTGTGGGGCTCCTATTGGTTTTTACTGTGGGGAGATTACCGATTTCCTCATAATACAATCACGTACTACGTTAAGAAATACAAATCGAAGATAATCAGTCTGTGGATGGGAAATTACTATACAATAGTCGTCAATGATTACGAAAGTGTGAAAGAAGTGCTCACCAGAAAAGAGTTTGATGGCAGAGACACGACTAGTTTTATGGGATTGGCAAGATCCTGGGGGAAAACATTGG gTATTTTCTTCAATGATAGCGAGGAATGGCAGGAGCAGAGACGATTTGCTCTTCGTAATATGAGGGATTTCGGATTTGGAAGGCGACACGAGGAACTGGAAAATCTCTTCCAGGAGGAATTACGGATCTTGGTCGATACCATAAAGAATGGTCCGATTAATGAATCTGAGAAG GGAGTTGTGAACGGGGATTTGGTGTACTTTCCAAATATTCTGTATCCGGCATGTTCCAATCTCATTTGGTCAGTCATGACAGGCGAGAATTTTGGTCGAGAGCATCACGACGAATTGAGAGAATTATGCATATCGGCCTCGATGTTCCAAAAAGGAGGTGAAACCTCAATTGGAGCTCTTGCGATGACTCCCTGGTTGAgctactttggaaatatgttTGGCTTCCGAGACTGGGTCGACGGTCACCAGGGAATGATCCGGTTTATCAAA CGATATATCGATGAAAGAAGCGAAGCTGCTTTGGCTAATAAACCGATCGAGGGATTCATTCCGGAATATTTGAAGGGACTCAAGGAGGGCAACCTTTCTGAGGATTATTCCGAGAAACAGTTGATCATGGTTGTCGTTGATTTCATGTTCCCAGCTCTGTCAGCTGTACCAAGTGTTATTGTTCATGGTTACAAATACATGATGCATTATCCTGAAGTTATGAAGAAGGCACAGGAAGAGCTCGATCACGTTGTTGGGAGGGAACGGTTTCCAGGATGGAATGACAGGAAAAA TCTCCCATACACGGAAGCGGTTATTCGTGAAGTAATGAGAAAAGAAACGCTGACACCGATGAGCGTTGCTCACAGGTGCACAGAGAACACGACTTTCCGAGGATACGACATCCCACTCAACACTGTAATGATAACCAACTTGTCAGAAATGCACAACGACTCTGATCTCTGGGGGGATCCTGAAAATTTTAGACCCGAAAGGTTTCTCGATAAGAACGGACAGCCCGTCAAGGATTTCACACTTCCTTTTGGATTTG GTCGACGTGTTTGTGGGGGTGAAACGTTCGCAAGGTTCATGATATTTGAACTATTCGCAACAATGATACAAcagtttgatttttcattcgtcgaGGGACAACCAACGAACATAGAAGACAAGTATCCGGGGCTCATTGTACAGCCGACAAGGACATGGATCAGACTCACTTCTCGAAACTGA
- the LOC135161400 gene encoding very long chain fatty acid elongase 7-like: MTTFLKTVTENYRDLMDNKSDPRVNDWPLMSGPLPTFLICISYAYFVKVLGPKLMENRKPLSLRRIMIAYNLFQVIFSTWLFYESLAAGWWNDYSFRCQPVDYSRRPKAMRMASGCWWYFISKFTEFLDTLFFVLRKKNDHISTLHVIHHGIMPMSTWFGVKFTPGGHSSFFGLLNTFVHIVMYGYYLLAALGPRVQPYLWWKKYLTTLQMVQFVLVFIHTFQLLFTECNYPKAFVWWIGMHAVLFFFLFRDFYVKAYTRRKARKISLLAEKEQKQVKINGFANGNGKFIKNGSAYPNEYKIVTGYISDDGLRNRVFISNRSFEE, encoded by the exons ATGACGACATTCCTAAAAACAGTGACGGAAAACTATCGGGATTTAATGGACAACAAAAGCGATCCTCGAGTGAACGACTGGCCCTTGATGAGTGGTCCTCTTCCAACATTTCTCATATGCATATCCTATGCTTATTTCGTCAAAGTACTGGGCCCAAAACTCATGGAGAATCGTAAACCATTAAGTCTCCGGAGAATAATGATAGCCTacaatttatttcaagttATATTCTCAACTTGGCTGTTTTACGAG AGCCTTGCTGCTGGTTGGTGGAATGATTACTCATTCAGGTGTCAGCCCGTTGACTACTCAAGGAGGCCAAAGGCTATGAGGATGGCGAGTGGATGCTGGTGGtattttatatcaaaattcaCCGAATTTCTCGACACGTTGTTCTTCGTATTGAGAAAGAAGAACGATCACATCTCCACTCTTCATGTTATTCATCATGGGATTATGCCAATGTCCACTTGGTTTGGCGTTAAGTTTACGCCAG gtggTCATTCGTCGTTCTTCGGTCTGCTGAACACATTCGTACATATTGTTATGTATGGCTACTACCTTTTGGCAGCACTAGGACCAAGGGTACAGCCGTACTTGTGGTGGAAGAAGTACCTGACAACCCTTCAAATGGTACAATTCGTCCTCGTGTTCATTCACACGTTCCAATTGCTCTTCACTGAGTGCAATTATCCAAAGGCATTTGTCTGGTGGATTGGAATGCACGCTGTTCTCTTCTTCTTCCTCTTCAGGGACTTTTACGTCAAGGCCTACACCAGGAGGAAGGCGAGAAAGATATCGTTGTTAGCAGAAAAAGAGCAGAAGCAGGTGAAAATTAATGGCTTTGCCAATGgcaatggaaaattcatcaaaaatggCTCTGCTTATCCCAATGAGTACAAAATAGTCACTGGATATATCAGCGACGATGGCCTGAGAAATCGTGTCTTCATCAGTAATCGCAGTTTCGAGGAGTGA
- the Twr gene encoding signal peptidase complex catalytic subunit SEC11A, which translates to MLQGVFDDVKRMNKRQFLYQILSFGMIVSSALMIWKGLMVVTGSESPIVVVLSGSMEPAFHRGDLLFLTNYQDEPVRVGEIVVFKVEGRDIPIVHRVLKLHEKSDANSTVKFLTKGDNNSVDDRGLYAPGQLWLTHKDVVGRARGFLPYVGMVTILMNEYPKLKYAVLACLGLYVLLHRE; encoded by the exons ATGCTGCAAGGAGTCTTCGACGATGTCAAGCGGATGAATAAACGCcag TTCCTCTACCAAATACTGAGCTTTGGTATGATCGTTTCATCAGCCTTGATGATATGGAAGGGACTAATGGTCGTCACAGGAAGCGAGAGCCCCATTGTCGTCGTCCTTAG TGGAAGTATGGAGCCAGCGTTTCACCGTGGTGACTTGCTGTTCCTCACAAATTACCAGGATGAACCTGTTCGTGTTGGAGAGATTGTTGTCTTCAAGGTCGAAGGTCGGGACATTCCAATAGTACATCGAGTACTTAAGCTTCACGAGAA GTCGGATGCAAATAGCACTGTCAAATTCCTAACAAAAGGTGACAACAACTCTGTCGATGATCGAGGGTTGTATGCCCCCGGTCAACTCTGGTTAACTCACAAGGACGTCGTTGGCAGAGCCAGGGGATTTTTACCCTACGTTGGAATGGTCACAATATTGATGAATGAGTACCCCAAACTCAAGTACGCAGTGTTAGCCTGTCTTGGGTTATATGTATTACTTCATAGAGAGTGA